The following proteins are co-located in the Paenibacillus sp. FSL H8-0079 genome:
- a CDS encoding DUF5689 domain-containing protein — MALPLQIGLWNGDASVHAEGPTDPAPFIQAKVVNQNAGKKVLFDNSHGQTAGAADWVIDGGFSDFGNALANDGYYVKELRKTTPFTYDDLKEYNVFVIAEPQIPFKTSEQAALKQYVETGGSIFFVGDHYNADRNKNRWDGSEVINGYRRGAFEDPTKGMSTDERNSEAMQNVTSTDWLSDNFGVRFRYNALGDINANIVVPADQAFGITEGVSAVAMHAGSTLAITDPEKAKGIVYLPKTNAKWNNAVDQGVYNGGGIEEGPYVAVSKLGAGKAAFIGDSSPVEDASPKYLREETGTRKTTYDGFKEADDAVLLVNTVNWLATQENYTDLTQVNGLELDTATALLPFEEPAASTEPQAEPWSAPAAGYKWYDRSTFKAGSYGGPASSANAAYSFVKQDTLPNAEDFQIRVVVENMAPNTTVSGYSAGIYLTGGTQVAMIQNESGTWPTSYGYSSTFSVTSDSQGRGIKDLNVRIKPGTTGAASLRLRLNGSNLITNAVTVGNVPAEQLPEEEGPIPAAITVAEARTKAVGTTVTIEGVVTTEPGAFGGQAFYLQDETAGIYVFQHTSGFHAGDKVKVTAATTIYNSEFELTDIIAIEKTGTASVPAPIEVTAITDANQGQLVQLKDVTIENIISATPVGSFEFDAVASDGTSTHIRVDTRTGVTETSFPYAAGDKIDITGVSAIFKDVYQLKPRSLNDFVPAENQGGGETPSTPAEGAPGKPVLSSDNGYTTGLFEGSYNVSMNLWWGENGSTYKLYENGVLVDTQKLTATTPSAQFAKTAITGKANGTYTYVAELTNDKGATRSDELTVQVTNAAPGKANLSQNNWDGDGNYNVSMNLWWGTNATEYRLYENDVLIDTQALNAVTPASQSATTELSGRANGTYTYRAELINAAGVTSTETITVQVNKALPLAS, encoded by the coding sequence ATGGCTTTGCCGCTTCAGATCGGATTATGGAACGGAGATGCATCGGTTCATGCGGAAGGGCCGACAGATCCGGCACCATTCATTCAGGCGAAGGTTGTGAACCAGAACGCAGGCAAGAAAGTATTGTTCGACAACTCTCACGGCCAGACGGCTGGAGCCGCAGACTGGGTCATTGATGGTGGTTTCTCCGACTTCGGAAATGCACTCGCGAATGATGGCTATTATGTCAAAGAACTTCGCAAGACAACACCATTTACCTATGATGATCTGAAAGAGTATAACGTATTCGTTATTGCAGAGCCTCAAATTCCTTTCAAAACATCCGAACAGGCAGCACTGAAACAATATGTTGAAACGGGTGGCAGCATCTTCTTCGTTGGAGATCACTATAATGCTGACCGTAACAAAAACCGCTGGGATGGCTCTGAAGTCATCAACGGTTATCGTCGGGGAGCTTTTGAAGATCCGACCAAAGGTATGAGCACAGATGAGCGTAACTCGGAAGCCATGCAAAATGTAACCAGCACAGACTGGTTGTCCGATAACTTCGGCGTACGTTTCCGCTATAACGCACTTGGCGATATCAATGCCAATATCGTTGTACCGGCAGATCAAGCCTTCGGCATCACAGAAGGTGTATCGGCTGTAGCCATGCACGCCGGTTCAACACTTGCAATCACTGATCCGGAAAAGGCCAAAGGCATTGTGTACCTGCCAAAAACCAACGCAAAATGGAATAACGCGGTGGACCAAGGCGTATACAACGGCGGCGGGATCGAAGAAGGTCCTTACGTAGCCGTATCCAAGCTGGGCGCAGGTAAGGCTGCCTTCATCGGTGACTCCTCTCCAGTAGAAGATGCATCACCAAAATACTTGCGTGAAGAGACAGGCACACGCAAAACGACTTATGACGGTTTTAAAGAAGCCGATGATGCGGTGTTGCTCGTGAATACCGTGAACTGGCTCGCTACACAAGAGAACTACACGGATCTGACTCAAGTCAACGGACTTGAACTGGATACAGCTACAGCGCTGTTGCCATTCGAAGAGCCGGCTGCTTCCACAGAACCTCAGGCTGAACCTTGGTCCGCACCTGCTGCCGGATACAAGTGGTACGATCGCTCCACGTTCAAGGCTGGCTCTTACGGTGGCCCTGCATCCAGTGCGAACGCTGCTTACAGCTTCGTGAAACAGGATACTCTTCCAAATGCAGAAGACTTCCAGATTCGTGTGGTTGTAGAGAACATGGCTCCGAACACAACCGTATCCGGTTATAGTGCCGGTATCTATCTGACTGGCGGAACACAGGTCGCCATGATCCAGAATGAAAGTGGTACTTGGCCGACTTCGTACGGCTATAGCTCCACATTCAGTGTAACCTCGGACAGCCAAGGTCGCGGGATCAAAGATCTGAACGTTCGCATCAAACCAGGTACAACTGGCGCTGCGAGCTTGCGTTTGCGTTTGAACGGCAGCAACCTGATCACCAATGCCGTGACCGTAGGTAATGTGCCAGCAGAACAGCTGCCGGAAGAAGAAGGACCGATTCCAGCAGCTATCACCGTTGCTGAAGCACGCACCAAAGCGGTTGGCACTACCGTAACCATCGAAGGTGTTGTAACGACAGAGCCGGGTGCATTCGGTGGACAAGCCTTCTATCTTCAAGATGAAACTGCCGGAATCTACGTGTTCCAGCACACTAGCGGATTCCATGCTGGTGACAAGGTGAAAGTAACAGCAGCAACAACCATCTATAACAGCGAGTTCGAGCTTACCGATATCATCGCAATTGAGAAAACAGGTACGGCTTCCGTACCTGCTCCAATCGAAGTTACAGCAATTACAGATGCGAACCAAGGTCAACTGGTTCAATTGAAGGATGTAACCATCGAGAATATCATCAGTGCTACACCCGTTGGATCATTTGAATTCGACGCGGTAGCATCAGATGGAACGAGCACACATATCCGTGTAGATACACGTACAGGTGTGACGGAGACTTCCTTCCCTTATGCTGCTGGTGACAAAATCGATATCACAGGCGTTTCCGCTATTTTCAAAGACGTATATCAATTGAAACCTAGAAGCTTGAATGATTTTGTACCTGCGGAAAATCAAGGTGGAGGGGAAACACCTTCCACTCCAGCTGAAGGGGCACCGGGTAAACCGGTGCTTTCTTCTGATAATGGATATACAACGGGCCTGTTCGAAGGTTCGTATAACGTAAGCATGAACCTCTGGTGGGGCGAAAATGGTTCCACGTACAAACTGTATGAGAATGGCGTTCTTGTGGATACGCAGAAGTTGACTGCGACAACACCGTCCGCCCAATTTGCCAAAACGGCAATTACAGGCAAGGCTAACGGAACATACACGTATGTAGCCGAGCTGACCAACGACAAAGGAGCTACCCGCAGTGACGAGCTGACCGTTCAAGTAACGAACGCTGCTCCAGGGAAAGCGAACTTGTCCCAAAACAACTGGGATGGTGACGGCAACTACAACGTATCCATGAACCTCTGGTGGGGTACGAACGCAACGGAGTATCGTCTCTATGAGAATGATGTATTGATTGATACACAAGCGTTGAACGCGGTAACACCTGCCTCTCAAAGTGCTACAACGGAATTGTCCGGTCGCGCTAACGGAACGTATACGTACCGTGCTGAGCTGATCAACGCCGCAGGCGTAACCAGCACAGAGACAATTACGGTTCAAGTAAACAAAGCATTGCCTTTGGCTAGCTAA
- a CDS encoding RNA polymerase sigma factor encodes MNNTQVNEAYINYKSEITRYLSHIVKQPQDAEDLAQDCFIRLMNVTVNIPEDRLLYYLKRIARNLAMDSFRRRTRTLKRDSRLEAPTHHFDTPHLEINEGVHDIVSHINNTEHRKILELRLIHGYSIKETAELVNRSEGMIKSSVFHAVNRIRAKVIS; translated from the coding sequence ATGAATAACACACAAGTAAATGAAGCTTATATCAACTATAAATCAGAAATCACAAGGTATCTATCCCATATCGTCAAACAACCGCAAGACGCAGAAGATCTGGCTCAGGATTGTTTCATTCGACTGATGAACGTTACCGTGAATATCCCTGAAGATCGGCTTCTCTATTATCTCAAACGGATTGCCCGAAACCTTGCGATGGACAGCTTCCGCAGACGTACCCGTACACTCAAACGCGACAGTCGTCTGGAGGCACCTACCCATCACTTTGATACACCCCACCTTGAAATTAATGAAGGCGTTCATGATATTGTCTCCCATATTAACAACACCGAGCATCGTAAAATATTAGAACTTCGCCTCATCCACGGATACTCCATTAAGGAAACGGCAGAGCTGGTGAATCGCAGTGAAGGCATGATTAAATCCTCTGTCTTCCATGCCGTCAATCGAATTCGAGCCAAAGTCATCTCATAG
- a CDS encoding response regulator transcription factor — protein MRQKEILIIEDEESIRDILSYSLRKEGFEIKEAATGKEGLDLLRDSKPDLILLDLMLPDMSGFDVCRQLSVNSKIPVIMITAKSDMLDKVLGMELGADDYITKPFDIREVVARIRAIFRRIDLISETLENQSYEVVRLGKHIEIRKDEREVWKDGERAGLTNKEYDLLLFLVTHHRKVHTRSELLDKVWGFDFAGDTRTVDIHVQRIRKKLDSGVQGISMIETVFGVGYKLNIQVQT, from the coding sequence ATGAGACAAAAAGAGATTTTAATTATTGAGGACGAGGAGTCCATTCGCGATATTTTGTCCTATTCGTTACGTAAAGAAGGATTTGAGATCAAGGAAGCAGCTACGGGTAAAGAGGGCCTTGATCTGCTTCGGGATTCGAAGCCGGATCTGATCCTGCTAGATCTGATGCTGCCTGATATGAGCGGTTTTGATGTGTGCAGACAACTATCTGTGAATTCCAAGATACCCGTCATCATGATCACCGCCAAGTCGGATATGTTGGATAAGGTACTTGGCATGGAACTGGGGGCGGATGACTATATCACGAAGCCTTTTGATATCCGTGAGGTGGTTGCACGCATTCGGGCGATCTTTCGCCGGATTGACCTCATCAGTGAGACGCTGGAGAATCAGTCCTATGAGGTAGTAAGGCTCGGCAAGCATATTGAGATTCGTAAGGATGAACGGGAAGTCTGGAAAGACGGGGAACGTGCCGGACTCACGAATAAGGAATATGATCTGTTGTTATTTCTCGTGACCCACCATCGTAAGGTGCACACACGTTCTGAGCTGCTGGACAAGGTATGGGGATTTGATTTTGCAGGGGATACCCGAACGGTGGACATTCATGTTCAACGAATTCGCAAGAAACTGGATAGTGGTGTGCAAGGCATTTCGATGATTGAAACGGTATTCGGTGTGGGATACAAGCTGAATATTCAGGTACAGACATGA
- a CDS encoding HAMP domain-containing sensor histidine kinase: MKWTIQFKMVVLFSVIVFIGFSVLLILSNKVAQENMYREVHEDMVQSKRNLDIALNQYFLIHNKRMNRESLEAGSRELAEQIGSAVGGEITVYRPDASSYGSVGNEVNVAKRSDQPDVQEARQSRIAYTTVVDKGQVTASLSFPLKMDQQLIGIVQMEKDYTDLFKRNLRFQNTIKLFAAVIFVFVFIASIFISRKITQPIRVLTKRSAEVAQGSLNADIQITTKDEIGELASSFTVMIDRVREQIDVIERERDEVKQVQARSKVFFDNVTHELKTPLTTILGYAQILRDNGFTDQDFFDKGMNYIIKESQRLNTMVADILEVSVSSAVIQAYRFERIDVSDIIREACEDMSIKASKYNIGIHYELEEHQYLQGDRDKLKEVFLNVLDNSVKYSDVNSIIEVQSFRLGDFIAIVIRDQGEGIGAEALQHVFEPFYQDKGINRAEKGSAGLGLSIVKNIVERHGGTVEMKSIMREGTQVNISLPGEMNA, translated from the coding sequence ATGAAGTGGACGATCCAGTTCAAAATGGTGGTGTTATTCTCGGTCATCGTCTTTATCGGATTCTCCGTTCTGCTAATTCTGTCCAATAAGGTGGCACAGGAGAATATGTACCGGGAAGTACATGAGGATATGGTGCAATCGAAAAGAAATCTGGACATCGCACTGAATCAGTACTTCCTGATTCATAACAAACGTATGAACAGGGAATCGCTTGAAGCAGGAAGCCGCGAGCTTGCAGAGCAGATTGGTTCAGCCGTTGGCGGGGAGATTACAGTATATCGTCCTGACGCTTCTTCATACGGATCGGTTGGCAACGAGGTTAACGTTGCTAAGCGGTCTGACCAACCTGATGTTCAGGAAGCCAGACAATCCCGGATCGCGTACACCACAGTCGTGGACAAGGGCCAGGTCACGGCCAGTCTGTCCTTCCCGCTCAAGATGGATCAACAATTGATTGGAATCGTGCAGATGGAGAAGGATTACACGGACTTGTTCAAACGCAACCTTCGCTTTCAAAATACGATCAAACTATTTGCAGCGGTTATTTTCGTGTTTGTATTTATCGCATCCATCTTTATTTCCCGGAAAATTACACAACCCATCCGTGTACTCACGAAACGTTCTGCGGAAGTGGCCCAGGGAAGTCTGAATGCAGACATTCAGATTACTACCAAGGATGAGATCGGTGAATTGGCTTCAAGCTTCACCGTCATGATTGATCGGGTACGGGAACAGATTGATGTGATTGAGCGAGAGCGGGACGAAGTGAAACAAGTGCAGGCGCGAAGCAAAGTCTTTTTTGACAATGTGACGCATGAATTGAAGACACCGCTAACGACGATTCTGGGGTACGCCCAGATTTTGCGGGATAACGGATTCACCGATCAGGACTTTTTTGACAAAGGCATGAATTATATTATCAAGGAAAGCCAGCGCCTCAACACGATGGTTGCGGATATTCTGGAGGTCTCGGTCTCGTCAGCGGTTATTCAGGCGTACCGATTCGAACGTATCGATGTATCCGATATTATTCGTGAAGCTTGCGAGGATATGTCGATTAAGGCGAGCAAGTACAATATAGGCATTCACTATGAACTGGAGGAACATCAGTATCTGCAGGGAGATCGGGACAAGCTGAAAGAGGTCTTCCTCAACGTCTTGGATAACTCGGTTAAGTACAGTGATGTGAACTCCATCATCGAAGTGCAATCCTTCCGATTAGGTGATTTCATCGCTATTGTGATCCGTGATCAGGGGGAAGGAATAGGTGCTGAAGCGCTCCAGCATGTATTTGAACCCTTTTACCAGGATAAAGGAATCAACAGGGCCGAGAAAGGCAGTGCCGGGCTGGGCCTGTCTATTGTGAAGAACATCGTTGAGCGTCATGGAGGAACAGTGGAGATGAAGAGTATCATGCGGGAAGGGACACAAGTAAACATTAGTCTTCCGGGGGAAATGAACGCATGA
- a CDS encoding ABC transporter ATP-binding protein: MLQVEQLSHSFRNGQGTVPVLQDINLTIGEGKMVALLGSSGSGKSTLLNLMAGLMKPDHGKILIAGQDIVRFSENRLAEFRRSHIGFIFQSYELLSNLTIRENVELPLVFMGISPSKRKAKALKLLEQVGLGEKANLFPSQLSGGQQQRVSIARSLITEPSVIFADEPTGNLDTETEEEIIAILQQLNRDMNTTFVIVTHEAEVAEQMQVVLTLQHGLLVEEAVKEV; encoded by the coding sequence ATGCTTCAAGTTGAACAATTATCCCACTCGTTCCGCAATGGCCAAGGAACCGTGCCCGTGCTTCAGGATATCAACCTGACGATTGGAGAAGGCAAGATGGTAGCCCTGCTGGGCAGTTCTGGTTCAGGCAAGTCCACACTGCTGAATCTGATGGCGGGGCTGATGAAACCGGATCACGGCAAGATTCTAATTGCAGGACAAGATATTGTACGTTTCAGTGAAAATCGCTTGGCGGAGTTCAGGCGCAGTCACATCGGGTTTATTTTCCAATCCTATGAGCTGCTGTCTAACCTTACAATCCGGGAAAATGTAGAGTTACCCTTGGTGTTTATGGGCATAAGCCCTTCGAAACGCAAAGCAAAAGCATTGAAACTGTTGGAGCAGGTTGGACTGGGTGAAAAAGCAAACTTGTTCCCGTCCCAGTTGTCGGGCGGTCAACAACAACGTGTCAGTATTGCACGCTCGCTCATTACCGAACCCTCGGTGATCTTTGCCGATGAGCCTACCGGGAATCTGGATACCGAGACGGAGGAAGAGATTATTGCGATTTTGCAGCAGCTTAACCGGGATATGAATACAACCTTCGTCATTGTGACACACGAAGCAGAGGTCGCCGAGCAGATGCAAGTTGTGTTGACACTGCAACATGGACTACTGGTCGAAGAGGCCGTAAAGGAAGTTTGA
- a CDS encoding ABC transporter permease gives MRIRDIARMAWGQIIRRKMVTLLCMMGLSIGSAAMIIALSVGQSVQTYSERTLNDNYKMDEITITPNEGIRTGNGKGSGQTSKFERGALTLEKIQIIQRLPHVVAVAPMLKLDSLEMVLPDGRSTYVEVIGTQLETLGGFGYKYAEGRGAEDGRMAVTSYGAAFGLVDPKVTQKLFEQLNADPYNNELLQQYTEMSAKQDQLVQQLVQFRYEDYANASKTKMSGSIRVSGELMKPSNMDEMSAQNDKKVYLPLDTARALQDELGLQQADSSAAKHLNSALVKVEDKRYVSQVEEQIKKLTLNTQSNLFQEEAMAGQLAMYQKAALGIGGFIMLLASLSIIVAMIMSTHQRRKQIGVMKVLGANLWQIRQMFITEAAMLGLMGGMAGVGIAFAALGGVNSLLASQMANQVNGPMTVAIQQSALPLGIVFAVLVGIVSGIYPAISASRTNALTVIKSM, from the coding sequence GTGAGAATACGGGATATAGCACGTATGGCCTGGGGACAGATCATTCGCAGAAAGATGGTCACACTGCTATGTATGATGGGGCTGTCCATTGGTTCTGCCGCCATGATCATTGCACTTAGCGTGGGGCAGTCCGTACAGACCTATAGCGAGAGAACATTGAACGACAATTACAAGATGGATGAAATTACAATTACGCCTAATGAAGGCATTCGTACTGGCAACGGCAAGGGGAGCGGTCAGACATCGAAGTTTGAACGGGGTGCACTGACGTTGGAAAAAATTCAGATTATCCAAAGACTTCCCCATGTTGTTGCCGTGGCTCCCATGTTAAAACTGGATTCGCTAGAAATGGTGCTTCCGGATGGTCGCAGCACGTATGTTGAGGTCATCGGTACCCAACTGGAGACCCTGGGCGGGTTTGGATACAAGTATGCTGAGGGACGTGGGGCAGAGGATGGTCGTATGGCGGTGACCAGTTATGGGGCTGCATTTGGACTCGTGGACCCCAAAGTAACTCAGAAGTTATTCGAGCAGTTGAATGCTGATCCATATAACAATGAGCTTTTGCAGCAGTATACGGAAATGTCAGCGAAGCAGGATCAGCTGGTTCAGCAGCTGGTTCAGTTTCGATATGAAGATTATGCGAATGCGAGCAAAACCAAAATGAGTGGCTCTATACGCGTGTCTGGAGAGTTGATGAAGCCTTCCAACATGGATGAGATGAGTGCTCAAAACGATAAAAAAGTATATCTGCCGCTGGATACAGCTCGTGCATTACAGGATGAGCTTGGATTACAGCAGGCCGATAGCAGTGCGGCCAAGCATCTTAACTCTGCCTTGGTTAAGGTAGAGGATAAACGTTATGTATCCCAGGTGGAAGAACAGATTAAAAAGCTAACGTTGAACACACAGAGTAATCTGTTCCAGGAGGAAGCGATGGCAGGCCAACTGGCGATGTACCAAAAAGCAGCATTGGGGATCGGTGGTTTTATTATGCTGCTGGCCTCGTTGTCCATTATTGTGGCAATGATCATGTCTACGCATCAGCGGCGTAAACAAATCGGTGTGATGAAGGTGCTGGGTGCAAATCTGTGGCAGATCCGCCAGATGTTTATTACGGAAGCAGCGATGCTTGGGTTAATGGGTGGCATGGCTGGTGTAGGGATTGCCTTTGCTGCCCTCGGCGGGGTGAACAGTCTGCTGGCGAGTCAGATGGCAAATCAGGTCAATGGCCCGATGACCGTGGCTATTCAGCAGTCTGCTTTGCCGCTCGGCATCGTGTTTGCTGTGCTGGTCGGTATTGTATCGGGTATATATCCGGCCATCAGCGCATCCCGAACCAATGCATTAACTGTGATCAAATCGATGTAA
- a CDS encoding efflux RND transporter periplasmic adaptor subunit — protein sequence MKKWIKIIITVVLLAGVGYWLYEKYKPKPEAPIEIPPPITFDVTQETMTQTIQVKGKSVYTDQTDIFAPYASNIKQWHVKSGEQVNKGDVLYTLDTSALQTEVEQLQSDLEKAQLENKMNQVSLDQANMSESLGVTEEERKKAFADREGKRLTNELNQKALVLKEKEIQKKQAVMNKSVVYASASGIFQMNEGDSKTRTVTEGQLMGSITNISKLKFMTIVGEEEMFRLKVGMPVKVRMTAQKDLEFTGTVSKVSKFARKSTDTDLKQASQFDVVIDLKPDARMYGGVSLEGDIETTRKDKVTVVSSLAIMRDQTEPYVLLDKGNGQTEPLTIQAGMESGDKTEVVSGLKPGDIVVLP from the coding sequence ATGAAGAAATGGATTAAAATTATCATCACCGTTGTACTTTTGGCAGGTGTGGGGTACTGGCTGTATGAAAAGTACAAGCCAAAACCGGAGGCACCTATCGAGATTCCGCCCCCGATTACCTTTGATGTGACACAGGAAACGATGACGCAAACGATTCAGGTGAAGGGGAAATCCGTATATACCGATCAGACCGATATATTTGCTCCGTATGCTTCCAACATCAAGCAATGGCACGTGAAAAGTGGTGAGCAGGTGAACAAAGGCGATGTCCTGTATACTCTCGACACGTCCGCGTTACAAACGGAAGTAGAGCAGTTGCAGAGCGATCTGGAGAAAGCTCAACTGGAAAATAAGATGAATCAGGTTAGCCTGGATCAGGCGAATATGAGCGAGTCGCTTGGCGTGACGGAAGAGGAACGCAAGAAGGCATTTGCAGACCGGGAAGGCAAACGTCTAACAAATGAGTTGAATCAAAAAGCGCTGGTCCTCAAGGAAAAGGAGATACAGAAAAAGCAGGCAGTGATGAACAAGTCCGTTGTGTATGCTTCCGCTTCTGGTATATTTCAGATGAATGAAGGGGACAGCAAGACACGTACGGTGACGGAAGGACAGCTTATGGGGTCCATTACGAACATCAGCAAACTGAAATTCATGACAATTGTTGGTGAGGAAGAAATGTTCAGACTTAAGGTGGGAATGCCAGTCAAGGTGCGAATGACGGCGCAGAAAGACCTGGAATTCACCGGGACGGTGAGTAAGGTGTCCAAATTCGCCCGCAAGAGTACCGATACGGACCTTAAACAAGCTTCCCAGTTTGACGTGGTCATTGATCTGAAGCCGGATGCCAGAATGTATGGAGGCGTGAGTCTGGAAGGCGATATCGAGACAACGCGGAAGGATAAAGTGACCGTTGTGTCCAGCTTGGCGATTATGCGGGATCAGACCGAACCTTATGTCCTGTTAGACAAAGGGAACGGACAGACAGAGCCACTGACCATCCAGGCTGGAATGGAGTCGGGGGATAAGACGGAAGTGGTTAGCGGATTAAAACCGGGAGATATCGTCGTTCTGCCCTAG